In Natronococcus occultus SP4, the following proteins share a genomic window:
- the coaBC gene encoding bifunctional phosphopantothenoylcysteine decarboxylase/phosphopantothenate--cysteine ligase CoaBC: protein MLEGVNVALGVTGSIAAVKTVELAHELRRRGAAVRGVMTDSAQGIIHPWAVEFATENDVVTEITGSVEHVELCGYEGWADVLLIAPATANTVGKIAGAVDDTPVTTCATTALGADTPVVIAPAMHEPMYDHPGVLEAIDTVEAWGVDFVEPRLEEGKAKIASEDAIAASAARAAGTRPLADRHVVVTSGATSESIDPVRVLTNRSSGKTGRAVAEACAARGADVTLVHGVVGPHALETGSGSDWESIPGIDVRRVESAREMLAATATACEDADALVSVAAIGDYTLDSSPEKIRSGQELTLELEPTPKLIDEIRADHPDLPIVGFKTETSGDDEAMVDRARETLERADLAFVVANDASVMGAERTRALLVEDDAARTYDGSKTGLAVEVADALAAEFGVA from the coding sequence ATGCTGGAGGGAGTCAACGTCGCACTCGGGGTGACGGGGTCGATCGCAGCCGTCAAAACGGTCGAACTGGCCCACGAACTGCGGCGCCGCGGCGCCGCGGTTCGCGGGGTGATGACCGACAGCGCTCAAGGGATCATCCACCCCTGGGCTGTCGAGTTCGCCACCGAGAACGATGTCGTCACCGAGATCACGGGCAGCGTCGAGCACGTCGAGCTCTGTGGCTACGAAGGGTGGGCCGACGTCTTGCTGATCGCACCGGCGACGGCGAACACCGTCGGCAAGATCGCAGGCGCGGTCGACGACACGCCCGTGACGACCTGCGCGACGACGGCGCTGGGCGCCGACACGCCGGTCGTGATCGCCCCCGCGATGCACGAACCGATGTACGACCACCCCGGCGTCCTCGAGGCGATCGACACCGTTGAGGCGTGGGGCGTCGACTTCGTCGAACCCCGGCTCGAGGAGGGGAAAGCCAAGATCGCCAGCGAGGACGCGATCGCCGCGAGCGCCGCCCGCGCGGCCGGGACTCGTCCGCTCGCGGACCGCCATGTCGTCGTCACCAGCGGCGCGACGAGCGAGTCGATCGACCCTGTTCGCGTGCTGACCAATCGCTCGTCGGGCAAGACCGGGCGGGCGGTCGCCGAGGCGTGTGCGGCCCGGGGCGCCGACGTGACGCTGGTCCACGGCGTCGTCGGCCCCCACGCCCTCGAGACGGGCAGCGGCTCGGACTGGGAGTCAATCCCCGGGATCGACGTTCGCCGGGTCGAGAGCGCACGCGAGATGCTCGCGGCGACGGCGACGGCCTGCGAGGACGCCGACGCCCTGGTCTCGGTCGCCGCCATCGGCGACTACACCCTCGACTCCAGTCCGGAGAAGATCCGCTCCGGCCAGGAGCTGACCCTGGAGCTCGAGCCGACGCCGAAACTCATCGACGAGATCCGCGCGGATCACCCCGATCTACCGATCGTCGGCTTCAAGACCGAGACGTCGGGCGACGACGAGGCGATGGTCGACCGCGCCAGGGAGACCCTCGAGCGGGCCGACCTCGCGTTCGTGGTCGCGAACGACGCGAGCGTGATGGGGGCAGAGCGGACCCGGGCGCTGCTGGTCGAGGACGACGCGGCGCGGACCTACGACGGCTCAAAGACGGGGCTTGCCGTCGAGGTCGCCGACGCGCTCGCGGCCGAGTTCGGCGTCGCCTGA
- the hpt gene encoding hypoxanthine/guanine phosphoribosyltransferase: MDQLKRSLLEAPIIEKDGYHYFVHPISDGVPKLDPGLLREIVVRIIRKADLEDVDRIVTPAAMGIHISTAVSLMTDIPLTVIRKRQYGLDDEVAIFQETGYSESEMYINDVREGERVLVLDDVLSTGGTLTAVLDALDDIGAEVIDTVAVIKKAGGENKVADAGYDVKTLINVDVVDGEVVIVDEEGD, from the coding sequence ATGGACCAGTTGAAGCGGTCGCTCCTCGAGGCGCCGATCATCGAGAAAGACGGCTACCACTACTTCGTCCACCCGATCAGCGACGGCGTCCCGAAGCTCGACCCCGGGCTGCTTCGCGAGATCGTCGTCCGCATCATCCGGAAGGCCGACCTCGAGGACGTCGACCGGATCGTCACGCCCGCGGCGATGGGGATCCACATCTCGACGGCGGTATCGCTGATGACCGACATCCCGCTGACGGTCATCCGCAAGCGCCAGTACGGCCTCGACGACGAGGTCGCGATCTTCCAGGAGACCGGCTACTCGGAGTCGGAGATGTACATCAACGACGTCCGCGAGGGCGAGCGCGTCCTCGTCCTCGACGACGTCCTCTCGACGGGCGGCACCCTCACGGCCGTCCTCGATGCGCTCGACGATATCGGCGCCGAGGTCATCGACACGGTCGCGGTGATCAAGAAAGCCGGCGGTGAGAACAAGGTCGCCGACGCCGGCTACGATGTCAAGACGCTGATCAACGTCGACGTCGTCGACGGCGAGGTCGTCATCGTCGACGAAGAAGGCGATTAA
- a CDS encoding ABC transporter substrate-binding protein: protein MVQDHKQSSIDVDRRRLLQGAGGVSIAAVAGCLGGDNGDEDAPIHVRLEVNSDNDDRVQMIDLISNSLEESGYFTTEIETYEFNDYTQRVMDPDYAENGYVPCIGLSGTFNPESFCQALHHSDNIGQCCNLNGISDDELDQMMDDARYGIDVADDDEERRERYDEIWEYLAEERYSSITHFDLQAGVMNTDVHGFRQNPFTESTFEYGLYAPQDEVVTWIDEDAHPDETDLSDLEEGGTLRAGLTEDPELFDPPYTTGANSTIVQVLIFEQLVVSDSEGNLYPWLAEDYELVESQDIDRTDYEEYMIEVDADEEGVLDTDEQVVVTHPEDSPIEDDTVRVLTPEQAGEAVEDGTFGMQFQYDLHEGIEFTNGEELTAEHVVATAERYENSDLEAQTYDSLLYAEEVDEYTVNLYAQIPDAEAERELPGLYIHSLEQADLEGGELDPDAGNEPIGTGPYELSEYEETQYIEYTKNDDYWLEELGLESKEWFDGSEEFPDGPVIDELEFEIVPDDSSRAGALQSDEIDMTYGLATDVLDDFEEDDDYVIDSVEAGGYEYIQYPMHVEPWDDERLRQAVNHLIPREEIVDNVLNGWARPAWTDLPELAEENGTTDAEALEEDIRPRNEYDPETAAELLEEVIDDYDLE, encoded by the coding sequence ATGGTGCAGGATCACAAGCAATCTTCCATTGACGTCGATCGGCGACGATTACTGCAAGGTGCTGGTGGGGTAAGTATCGCAGCGGTTGCCGGTTGTCTGGGCGGGGACAACGGCGACGAGGACGCGCCGATCCACGTTCGGCTGGAAGTCAACTCCGACAACGACGATCGGGTTCAGATGATCGACCTGATCTCGAACTCGCTGGAGGAGTCGGGCTACTTCACGACCGAAATCGAGACCTACGAGTTCAACGACTACACCCAGCGGGTGATGGACCCCGACTACGCCGAGAACGGCTACGTCCCCTGTATCGGGCTGTCGGGCACGTTCAACCCCGAGAGCTTCTGCCAGGCGCTTCACCACAGCGACAACATTGGGCAGTGCTGTAACTTAAACGGGATCAGCGACGACGAGCTCGACCAGATGATGGACGACGCTCGCTACGGTATCGACGTCGCCGACGACGACGAGGAGCGACGCGAGCGCTACGACGAGATCTGGGAGTACCTCGCCGAGGAACGGTACAGCTCGATCACGCACTTCGACCTGCAGGCCGGCGTGATGAACACCGACGTCCACGGGTTCCGACAGAACCCCTTCACCGAGAGCACGTTCGAATACGGGCTCTACGCCCCCCAGGACGAGGTCGTCACCTGGATCGACGAGGACGCCCATCCCGACGAGACCGACCTCTCGGACCTCGAGGAGGGTGGCACCCTCCGGGCCGGCCTCACCGAGGACCCCGAGCTGTTCGATCCGCCGTACACGACCGGCGCGAACTCGACGATCGTCCAGGTGCTGATCTTCGAGCAGCTGGTCGTCAGCGACAGCGAGGGGAACCTCTACCCGTGGCTCGCCGAGGACTACGAACTCGTCGAGAGCCAGGACATCGACCGGACCGACTACGAGGAGTACATGATCGAGGTCGACGCCGACGAGGAGGGCGTCCTCGACACCGACGAGCAGGTCGTCGTCACTCACCCCGAGGACAGCCCGATCGAGGACGATACGGTCCGGGTCCTCACGCCCGAACAGGCCGGCGAGGCCGTCGAGGACGGCACCTTCGGGATGCAGTTCCAGTACGACCTCCACGAGGGAATCGAGTTCACCAACGGCGAGGAGCTCACGGCCGAACACGTCGTCGCGACCGCCGAGCGCTACGAGAACTCCGATCTGGAGGCCCAGACCTACGACTCGCTTTTGTACGCCGAGGAGGTCGACGAGTACACCGTCAACCTCTACGCCCAGATTCCCGACGCCGAGGCCGAACGCGAGCTGCCGGGACTGTACATCCATTCGCTCGAGCAGGCCGACCTCGAGGGCGGCGAGCTCGACCCCGACGCGGGCAACGAGCCGATCGGGACCGGCCCCTACGAGCTCAGCGAGTACGAAGAAACCCAGTACATCGAGTACACCAAAAACGACGACTACTGGCTCGAGGAGCTCGGCCTCGAGAGCAAGGAGTGGTTCGACGGCTCCGAGGAGTTCCCGGACGGCCCCGTCATCGACGAACTCGAGTTCGAGATCGTCCCCGACGACTCGAGCCGCGCCGGCGCGCTCCAGAGCGACGAGATCGACATGACCTACGGGCTGGCCACCGACGTCCTCGACGACTTCGAGGAGGACGACGACTACGTCATCGACAGCGTCGAGGCCGGCGGCTACGAGTACATCCAGTACCCGATGCACGTCGAGCCGTGGGACGACGAACGGCTCCGCCAGGCGGTCAATCATCTCATCCCGCGCGAGGAGATCGTCGACAACGTCCTCAACGGCTGGGCGCGTCCGGCCTGGACCGACCTGCCGGAGCTCGCCGAGGAGAACGGGACGACCGACGCCGAGGCCCTCGAGGAGGACATCCGGCCCCGCAACGAGTACGATCCCGAAACCGCAGCGGAGTTACTCGAAGAAGTGATCGACGACTACGACCTCGAGTGA
- a CDS encoding ABC transporter permease encodes MSLRRFILKRLLSIVPILFGVSVITFALVHLTPGDPISQMVATNPHVTAADEAQMRSRYGLDGPIWEQYLTWMGNVLTGDFGEVISSGQDVSSVIIARLPETIVLGLFGWVFGLVIAIPTGIYAAINKDQLADTVSRFVALSGISIPNFWLGLMLILIGALWLEIWTVLPPSRLPLYHPEMLFYLILPGITIGTAAAASIMRVMRTSMAEELNKEYVTAARAKGLPERQVILKHVLRNSLISVVTLAATLTASIVAGSVVVEMVFNWPGLGRELIQAINQREINLIMAITLFTGVFIVLANLLADILYAVLDPRIRYE; translated from the coding sequence ATGAGTTTACGACGTTTCATACTGAAGCGACTGTTGTCGATCGTTCCGATCCTGTTCGGCGTCTCGGTGATCACCTTCGCGCTGGTGCATCTCACGCCGGGTGATCCGATCAGCCAGATGGTCGCGACCAACCCCCACGTGACCGCGGCCGACGAGGCCCAGATGCGCTCCCGGTACGGGCTCGACGGCCCGATCTGGGAGCAGTATCTGACCTGGATGGGGAACGTCCTGACCGGGGACTTCGGCGAGGTCATCAGCTCCGGCCAGGACGTCTCCTCGGTTATCATCGCGCGACTTCCCGAGACGATCGTCCTCGGGCTGTTCGGCTGGGTGTTCGGTCTCGTGATCGCGATCCCGACCGGGATCTACGCGGCCATCAACAAGGACCAGCTCGCCGACACCGTCAGCCGCTTCGTCGCGCTGTCGGGCATCTCGATCCCGAACTTCTGGCTCGGCCTGATGTTGATCCTGATCGGCGCGCTCTGGCTGGAGATCTGGACGGTGCTACCGCCCTCGCGCCTGCCGCTGTACCATCCCGAGATGCTGTTCTATCTGATCCTCCCGGGGATCACGATCGGGACCGCTGCAGCGGCGAGTATCATGCGCGTGATGCGGACCTCGATGGCCGAGGAGCTGAACAAGGAGTACGTCACCGCGGCGCGAGCGAAGGGGCTTCCCGAGCGACAGGTCATCCTCAAACACGTGCTGCGGAACTCGCTGATCTCGGTGGTGACGCTGGCGGCGACGCTGACCGCGAGCATCGTCGCCGGTTCGGTCGTCGTCGAGATGGTGTTCAACTGGCCGGGACTTGGCCGGGAGCTCATCCAGGCGATCAACCAGCGCGAGATCAACCTCATTATGGCGATCACGCTGTTTACCGGCGTGTTCATCGTCCTGGCGAATCTGCTAGCAGACATTCTGTACGCGGTTCTGGATCCGAGGATCAGATATGAGTAG
- a CDS encoding ABC transporter permease encodes MSSKEHTERGRIRITGFDPDQVRQRDPLSDWTEESGGETEGRLERAWKRFKRNRSALIGLLVVGVLTLLAIFARPISVMGMTVQPFSIAPYDPTAIMYMNPDSSAGVYDSPSLSHPMGTDGDGRDLFSRVLYGGRYSISIGFIVVGLSATFGLVYGAISGYYGGWTDEILMRIVDTVYAFPGLILALIIVATLGGGYWQLVAAFAIPGWITYARLIRGEVLTIKENEYVMAAKALGARDRSVIFKHIVPNAMPPMIVYGTLNIGTVVIGVAALGFLGLGMPPGTAEWGTMLDQTRETLIQGPGGSIPWWATVFPGGAIFLFVMAMNMIGDGVNDALDAQETGIEGQGGG; translated from the coding sequence ATGAGTAGCAAGGAACACACCGAACGCGGACGCATCCGAATCACCGGGTTCGACCCGGACCAGGTCCGGCAGCGCGATCCACTATCGGACTGGACCGAGGAGAGTGGCGGCGAAACCGAGGGCCGGCTCGAACGGGCCTGGAAACGGTTCAAGCGCAACCGCTCCGCGCTGATTGGACTGCTCGTGGTCGGCGTCCTCACCCTGCTTGCGATCTTCGCTCGCCCGATATCGGTGATGGGGATGACGGTCCAACCGTTCTCGATCGCACCCTACGATCCGACGGCGATCATGTACATGAACCCCGACTCGTCGGCGGGCGTCTACGACTCGCCGTCGCTTTCCCATCCGATGGGGACCGACGGCGACGGTCGTGACCTGTTCTCGCGGGTCCTGTACGGCGGCCGCTACAGTATCTCGATCGGCTTCATCGTCGTCGGGCTCAGCGCTACCTTCGGACTGGTATACGGGGCGATCTCGGGCTACTACGGCGGCTGGACCGACGAGATCCTGATGCGAATCGTCGACACCGTCTACGCGTTCCCGGGGCTGATCCTGGCGCTGATCATCGTCGCTACGCTCGGTGGCGGCTACTGGCAGCTCGTCGCCGCGTTCGCGATCCCGGGCTGGATCACCTACGCCCGCCTCATCCGCGGCGAGGTCCTGACGATCAAGGAAAACGAGTACGTTATGGCGGCGAAGGCGCTAGGTGCCCGCGATCGATCGGTGATTTTCAAACACATCGTCCCGAACGCGATGCCGCCGATGATCGTCTACGGGACGCTCAATATCGGGACCGTCGTCATCGGCGTTGCGGCGCTTGGCTTCCTCGGACTCGGGATGCCGCCGGGCACCGCCGAGTGGGGAACGATGCTCGACCAGACCCGGGAGACGCTCATTCAGGGGCCCGGCGGTTCGATCCCCTGGTGGGCGACTGTCTTCCCCGGCGGGGCGATCTTCCTGTTCGTGATGGCGATGAACATGATCGGCGACGGAGTCAACGACGCACTGGACGCCCAGGAAACCGGTATCGAAGGGCAGGGAGGTGGATAA
- a CDS encoding ABC transporter ATP-binding protein codes for MALLEINDLTVKFYTQEGVVTAVDDLSYRIERGEKFGVVGESGAGKSVTALSLMRLIESPGRIESGEILFKGEDLLAMSEEEIRTIRGNEIAMIFQDAQTALNPVYTVGEQIAEAIRHHLDYDEAEARERTIQLLDTVGIPEAESRYSDYPHEFSGGMQQRAVIAMALSCDPDLLLCDEPTTALDVTIEAQILEELEELADEFDTAIQLITHDLGVVAEVCDRVMVMYAGSPVEKAPVEELYYDPKHPYTVGLMSSIPRVGDERERLQTIPGTMPDLVELPPGCSFHPRCPYAEDVCTKREPPLLDPETGRDASGTDADRAAACLEYTGELQEGLDYSVEVGDGHETRTDATAPNPEGERR; via the coding sequence ATGGCACTACTCGAAATCAATGACCTCACGGTGAAGTTCTACACGCAGGAAGGTGTCGTCACCGCCGTCGACGACCTCTCCTACCGCATCGAGCGCGGCGAGAAGTTCGGCGTCGTCGGCGAAAGCGGCGCCGGAAAGAGCGTCACCGCCCTCTCGTTGATGCGGCTCATCGAGAGTCCGGGTCGTATCGAGAGCGGCGAGATCCTGTTCAAAGGCGAGGACTTGCTCGCGATGAGCGAGGAGGAGATCCGGACGATTCGAGGCAACGAGATCGCAATGATCTTCCAGGACGCCCAGACGGCGTTGAACCCCGTCTACACCGTCGGCGAGCAGATCGCCGAGGCGATCCGTCACCACCTCGACTACGACGAGGCCGAGGCCCGCGAGCGGACGATCCAGTTGCTCGACACCGTCGGCATCCCCGAAGCCGAGTCGCGCTACTCCGACTACCCTCACGAGTTCTCCGGCGGGATGCAACAGCGAGCTGTGATCGCAATGGCGCTGTCCTGTGACCCCGACCTGTTGCTCTGTGACGAGCCGACGACGGCGCTCGACGTCACGATCGAGGCCCAGATCCTGGAGGAGCTCGAGGAACTCGCCGACGAGTTCGACACCGCGATTCAGCTCATCACCCACGACCTTGGTGTCGTCGCCGAGGTCTGTGACCGGGTGATGGTCATGTACGCGGGCAGTCCCGTCGAGAAGGCGCCCGTCGAGGAGCTGTACTACGACCCGAAACATCCCTACACGGTCGGGCTGATGAGCTCGATCCCCCGTGTCGGCGACGAGCGCGAGCGATTACAGACGATTCCGGGAACGATGCCGGACCTCGTCGAGCTCCCGCCTGGCTGTAGCTTCCATCCCCGGTGTCCGTACGCCGAGGACGTCTGCACCAAGCGCGAGCCGCCGCTGCTTGATCCCGAGACGGGCCGGGACGCGTCGGGCACGGACGCCGACCGCGCGGCCGCGTGTCTCGAGTACACCGGCGAGCTGCAGGAGGGGCTGGACTATTCCGTCGAGGTCGGCGACGGCCACGAGACCCGTACCGACGCGACCGCGCCGAACCCGGAGGGTGAACGACGATGA
- a CDS encoding ABC transporter ATP-binding protein — translation MTRPDEEPILRAENLTKYYDASSGFIDGLLGRTNWVKAVDGIDLELYEGETLGVVGESGCGKSTLGRSLLRLLEPTDGSVYYHQQVDGGDRREEVEITELSSSELRDLRTDVQYIFQDPFSSLNPRLTVGDIIGEPLDIHDIAEGEDRTERIYELLETVGLSQSHAHRYPHEFSGGQRQRIGIARALAVDPEIIVCDEPVSALDVSVQAQILNLLEDLQEEFGLSYIFIAHDLSVVEHISDRIAVMYLGEFAEVGTTEEVFSPPHHPYAEALLSAIPEPDPLWQGEQILLPGTVPSPMNPPSGCRFHTRCPRIIPPEDVDLPQDVWRSIVDFKLRVRGAEELGAITAVDDVDDEATDPNALSREAFASSVREEFGLPEPVADRSAEQALSESIDALHAGEFDAARERLEEAFTSPCETTDPHQVPTGETHEIACLLYDDRYAEGEFRTDDDAGAVADD, via the coding sequence ATGACCCGGCCGGACGAGGAGCCGATCCTGCGGGCCGAGAACCTGACGAAGTACTACGACGCGAGCAGCGGATTCATCGACGGCCTGCTCGGCCGCACGAACTGGGTCAAGGCCGTTGACGGGATCGACCTCGAACTGTACGAGGGTGAGACGCTGGGCGTCGTCGGCGAGTCGGGCTGTGGGAAGAGTACGCTCGGCCGGTCGCTGTTGCGTCTGCTCGAGCCGACCGACGGCTCGGTCTACTACCACCAGCAGGTCGACGGCGGCGACCGACGCGAGGAAGTCGAGATCACCGAGCTCTCGAGTTCGGAGCTGCGAGATCTCCGCACCGACGTCCAGTACATCTTCCAGGATCCGTTCTCGAGTCTGAACCCACGGCTGACGGTCGGGGATATCATCGGCGAGCCACTGGACATCCACGACATCGCCGAGGGTGAGGACCGAACCGAACGGATCTACGAACTGCTCGAGACCGTCGGGCTCAGCCAGAGCCACGCCCACCGCTACCCCCACGAGTTCTCCGGGGGTCAGCGCCAGCGCATCGGAATCGCCCGCGCGCTGGCGGTCGACCCGGAGATCATCGTCTGTGACGAGCCCGTCTCGGCGCTCGACGTCTCGGTCCAGGCCCAGATCCTCAACCTGCTCGAGGATCTCCAGGAGGAGTTCGGCCTCTCGTATATCTTCATCGCCCACGACCTGAGCGTCGTCGAGCATATCTCCGATCGGATCGCCGTGATGTATCTCGGGGAGTTCGCGGAGGTCGGGACGACCGAGGAGGTGTTCTCGCCGCCCCACCACCCCTACGCCGAGGCGTTGCTCTCGGCGATCCCCGAACCGGATCCGCTCTGGCAGGGCGAACAGATCCTCCTGCCAGGAACCGTCCCGTCGCCGATGAACCCGCCCTCGGGCTGTCGGTTCCACACCCGCTGTCCCCGCATCATCCCGCCCGAGGACGTCGACCTGCCACAGGACGTCTGGCGGTCGATCGTCGACTTCAAGCTGCGGGTTCGGGGCGCGGAGGAGCTCGGGGCGATCACCGCCGTCGACGACGTCGATGACGAGGCGACCGATCCCAACGCGCTCTCCCGCGAGGCGTTCGCGTCCTCGGTCCGCGAGGAGTTCGGCCTTCCGGAGCCCGTCGCCGATCGGAGCGCCGAGCAGGCGTTGAGCGAGAGTATCGACGCGCTTCACGCCGGCGAGTTCGACGCCGCCCGCGAGCGCCTCGAGGAGGCGTTCACCTCGCCTTGCGAGACCACCGACCCCCACCAGGTTCCAACCGGCGAGACCCACGAGATCGCGTGTCTGCTGTACGACGACCGGTACGCCGAGGGCGAGTTCCGGACCGACGACGACGCGGGCGCCGTCGCCGACGACTGA
- a CDS encoding ABC transporter substrate-binding protein: MLGLLGGSATVGLAGCSALLDGDGGDDDEVDGGDHEVAEHADKAQAAWETVVENPGPDEEDTRNDAYIEIEEAVRDDMVLLPLYHSKGERWWYDYVDIPELGALGSHHQQYNEVEIDGDDELNLLNSTFDELDPIMSTDTASGTVINQLYETLTHYPNGVAEVENQLIEDVETSEDSLVWTFTLQEGVQFHGGEELTADDVVYSFRRLAESEYSERANFILGTPDGLGIEYEETDDGGVEPDSLGVEAVDDRTVELTLREPNPAVLDILTYDGFAIVPEGIVGDVEGYDGEVDHDEFQTEMANGTGPFEYDEFNVGEEMRVVRNDDYHGTVPSVEAVHWEINEDPESMFTYVMEGNADVFENSQIPTSQYDADLIDAEEDDMGREVGTYGPFENDEEANYLAVPELGTYYFAFNVTNVPRPVRQAIAYVVDHEELIEDILEERGFEAFSFTPPRMWPTGDDGYDDWVDEWPYGANETDIEGAQDVLDETEYTEDDPFELTASTYESAPEYGEMAELIRQKLGDLPLEITNNETQFSTLQDRGEDGDLEMYSLGWVWSWPDVAYGHFGFEPKNTDTSEMPTDATGYYLDWQANLDEQA, from the coding sequence ATGCTGGGGCTTCTCGGGGGAAGCGCCACCGTGGGGCTCGCGGGCTGTTCTGCTCTGCTCGATGGAGACGGGGGCGACGACGATGAGGTCGACGGTGGGGATCACGAAGTCGCCGAGCACGCCGACAAGGCACAGGCTGCCTGGGAGACCGTCGTCGAGAACCCTGGGCCGGACGAGGAAGACACCCGGAACGATGCCTACATCGAGATCGAGGAGGCCGTCAGGGACGACATGGTGTTGCTCCCGCTGTACCACAGCAAGGGCGAGCGCTGGTGGTACGACTACGTCGACATTCCGGAGCTGGGTGCGCTCGGTAGCCACCACCAGCAGTACAACGAGGTCGAGATCGACGGTGACGACGAGCTGAACCTTCTCAACAGCACGTTCGACGAGCTGGATCCGATCATGTCGACCGACACCGCGTCGGGAACGGTTATCAACCAGCTGTACGAGACCCTAACTCACTACCCGAACGGCGTCGCCGAGGTCGAAAACCAGCTCATCGAGGACGTCGAAACGTCCGAGGACAGCCTGGTCTGGACGTTCACCCTCCAGGAGGGGGTCCAGTTCCACGGCGGCGAGGAGCTGACGGCGGACGACGTCGTCTACTCGTTCCGGCGGCTGGCCGAGTCCGAGTACAGCGAACGGGCGAACTTCATCCTCGGGACACCCGACGGGCTTGGAATCGAGTACGAGGAGACCGATGACGGCGGCGTCGAACCGGACTCCCTGGGCGTCGAGGCCGTCGACGATCGGACCGTCGAACTGACGCTTCGCGAGCCGAACCCGGCGGTGCTCGACATTCTGACTTACGACGGGTTCGCGATCGTTCCGGAGGGGATCGTCGGCGACGTCGAGGGGTACGACGGCGAGGTCGACCACGACGAGTTCCAGACCGAGATGGCAAACGGGACCGGTCCCTTCGAGTACGACGAGTTCAATGTCGGCGAGGAGATGCGGGTCGTTCGTAACGACGACTACCACGGCACCGTTCCGAGCGTCGAGGCGGTCCACTGGGAGATCAACGAAGACCCCGAATCCATGTTCACTTACGTCATGGAGGGGAACGCCGACGTCTTCGAGAACAGCCAGATCCCCACCTCCCAGTACGACGCGGACCTGATCGACGCCGAAGAGGACGACATGGGCCGCGAGGTCGGGACCTACGGTCCGTTCGAGAACGACGAGGAAGCCAACTACCTCGCGGTTCCCGAACTCGGGACCTACTACTTCGCCTTTAACGTCACGAACGTCCCTCGTCCCGTCCGGCAGGCGATCGCGTACGTCGTCGATCACGAGGAGCTCATCGAGGACATCCTCGAGGAACGCGGATTCGAGGCCTTTAGCTTCACGCCACCCCGGATGTGGCCGACCGGCGACGACGGCTACGACGACTGGGTCGACGAGTGGCCCTACGGCGCCAACGAGACCGACATCGAAGGTGCCCAGGACGTCCTCGACGAGACGGAGTACACGGAGGACGACCCCTTCGAGCTGACGGCCTCGACCTACGAGTCCGCTCCCGAGTACGGCGAGATGGCCGAACTGATTCGACAGAAGCTCGGCGATCTGCCACTCGAGATCACCAACAACGAGACGCAGTTCTCGACGCTGCAGGACCGCGGCGAGGACGGTGACCTCGAGATGTACTCGCTGGGTTGGGTCTGGAGCTGGCCGGACGTCGCGTACGGTCACTTCGGGTTCGAACCGAAAAACACCGACACCTCCGAGATGCCGACCGACGCGACCGGCTACTACCTGGACTGGCAGGCGAACCTGGACGAACAGGCCTGA